The segment CATGCCATTAAGCCTAAACATTTCATTGCAACAAGTCTTTGTAACAACGCCAGTACTTTTGTACCCAATTGACATCCAATCTATGCAAGGTTTAATACGTTGAGCTATTTCTTTGCACTTAACTGCACCATCCGATGAATATGGCCGCGATAACAACAACGaaataattacaataacaaCAAGAGAA is part of the Solanum lycopersicum chromosome 1, SLM_r2.1 genome and harbors:
- the LOC109119761 gene encoding non-specific lipid-transfer protein 4-like, which translates into the protein MRLSSSTFSLVVIVIISLLLSRPYSSDGAVKCKEIAQRIKPCIDWMSIGYKSTGVVTKTCCNEMFRLNGMGVNREAELAICECFKSEMQDLNIDDKVSISISGRCGVLLPFPIVPNVNCSEI